From Lolium perenne isolate Kyuss_39 chromosome 5, Kyuss_2.0, whole genome shotgun sequence, a single genomic window includes:
- the LOC127300408 gene encoding uncharacterized protein → MAHYKFKCRLSSVESNRSASAHVHPAKKNPNLDLNFLTGGEIQSRRRGRSPSPQHERTHRRRHTGRGRRLWSEVKTEEGKKALSLANQSGLDAVEREKAVSLAVRSGLKAEVAVYLAVRGGLEAEQVNKLLNDVVQRGLEADEAEKILYLAVRSGLNPEETLSVAIRTGLKTEEEIYAVLLKKLLAALYEPEEDPELDEWVRPTRKKNSPKFPFFLFKMKASAKKAQVSWWRKKYDIFPPERPGYNYAGRVLRLVIGPDGFNLEGPGDGGQPGALSFHTDVRYMGWPRPKEGIFMEGSSVPLREVAVIKRLPAGDGIAIMSYVEGLGVKLGDILFVLHCWSVTVALSFTEKSFYVSDKFKEEPLYAREGLDFIDITVPVENLIRKLYMMYELEEQDKRKMQEKQNHVATAGNLMCQQEELRKLEQEKREVLKQKREETKKYKSMREEMKKMFRKPITEEELEALRQSKGRRRTIKRSIPYEAESDWVNLFEEEPRQGDGSCNGSLENSMEPIL, encoded by the coding sequence ATGGCCCATTACAAGTTCAAATGCAGGCTCAGCTCAGTAGAGAGCAATCGCAGCGCATCTGCGCATGTCCATCCCGCAAAAAAAAaccctaatctcgatctcaacttcCTCACCGGCGGCGAAATTCAGAGCCGGCGCAGGGGGAGGAGCCCGAGTCCTCAACATGAGCGCACACACCGTCGACGGCACACCGGCCGAGGGAGACGTCTCTGGAGCGAAGTCAAGACCGAGGAGGGGAAGAAAGCCCTCTCCCTCGCCAATCAGAGCGGGCTAGATGCCGTGGAAAGGGAGAAGGCTGTGTCCCTCGCCGTCCGTAGCGGGCTAAAAGCCGAGGTGGCCGTCTACCTCGCCGTCCGGGGCGGGCTCGAGGCCGAGCAGGTGAATAAACTCCTCAATGACGTCGTTCAGCGCGGGCTCGAGGCCGATGAGGCGGAGAAGATCCTCTACCTCGCCGTCCGGAGCGGGCTAAATCCCGAGGAGACCCTCTCCGTCGCCATCCGCACAGGGCTGAAGACTGAGGAAGAGATCTACGCTGTCCTCCTGAAGAAGCTACTCGCCGCCTTGTATGAGCCAGAGGAGGACCCCGAGCTGGATGAGTGGGTGCGTCCCACCAGGAAGAAAAACTCCCCAAAATTCCCCTTCTTCCTCTTCAAGATGAAGGCATCCGCCAAGAAGGCGCAAGTCTCGTGGTGGCGCAAGAAGTACGACATCTTCCCTCCCGAGCGACCTGGATACAACTACGCTGGGCGCGTCTTGCGCCTCGTGATCGGACCAGACGGGTTTAATCTCGAAGGGCCAGGTGATGGCGGGCAGCCGGGAGCTCTCTCCTTCCACACCGACGTGCGCTACATGGGGTGGCCGCGTCCCAAAGAAGGCATCTTCATGGAGGGCTCCTCTGTGCCGCTAAGGGAGGTTGCCGTTATCAAGAGGCTGCCTGCCGGCGACGGGATCGCAATTATGTCCTACGTGGAAGGACTTGGTGTTAAGCTGGGTGATATTCTCTTTGTGTTGCACTGCTGGTCTGTCACCGTGGCCCTCAGCTTCACCGAAAAATCGTTCTATGTCTCTGACAAGTTTAAGGAGGAACCACTGTATGCAAGGGAAGGTCTCGATTTCATAGACATTACCGTTCCCGTGGAGAACCTGATCAGGAAGCTTTACATGATGTATGAGCTAGAGGAGCAAGATAAAAGGAAAATGCAGGAGAAGCAAAATCATGTGGCGACAGCAGGGAATCTGATGTGCCAGCAAGAGGAACTGAGGAAGCTGGAGCAGGAGAAACGGGAAGTCTTGAAGCAGAAAAGGGAAGAGACAAAGAAATATAAGTCCATGCGAGAGGAAATGAAGAAGATGTTTCGAAAACCAATCACCGAAGAAGAACTAGAAGCACTCCGGCAGTCCAAAGGCAGAAGAAGGACGATAAAAAGAAGTATTCCATACGAGGCAGAATCTGATTGGGTGAACCTATTTGAAGAGGAGCCACGCCAAGGTGATGGAAGTTGCAACGGGTCACTTGAGAATTCTATGGAGCCTATATTATAG